Proteins from a single region of Desulfobacterales bacterium:
- a CDS encoding xanthine dehydrogenase family protein molybdopterin-binding subunit codes for MVEYKSIGKPLIKIDAIDKVTGQAQFVNDLRFPGMLYGKVKRSTVAHARILAVDTSLAEKVPEVRAVVTGKAFAERFSNPLCGNPMKDQPFLAVDRIRFAGEAIAGVVATSEEAAEAAIDLLVVELEELPPVLSLDDALKADAPVIHENLMDYKRSANMNPLAGSNICDRTVIEAGDIEKGFREADHIFEDTFTTQIIQHTAMEPRAAISQFHHNGGVTIWTSDQAPYGARSNVAEALNIPPSKVRIVVPPYVGGGFGTKIRMTGLIAGLPLAWKANYRPVKFLLTRQEEFTSTTTRHAARITLKTGVKKDGTIIARHAILIYENGAYCDRGATVLGKGRYAVIGPYKIPHVKVEGQLIYTNKPPGGAFRGYGIPQVCWAHDSQMDIIARKLGMDPVEIRLKNIVDEGYVSGTEKTAHHAVGLGECLHQVRTHMKKSKTEATVRGNLKTGSGIACGYKISRTPSGADAFVKLSPDGGADILVSSTEMGQGINTVLCQIVAEELSIDIRNMRVMPPDTYTTPMFPASTSSRTTFFMGNAVKEAARDIRNQLFSLAERIFKTDRSHLILENGTISDTTHPQSRMSLKDFIQMTYAGGANIMGRGNYCHYWPGKVPEHVKLEVEPSLCWQYAAHGVQVVVDTDTGKVSVKKVFAAHDVGRALNPSNCLGQIQGGFIQAMGGCMIEEMRFGAKGRLLNPSFSDYKILGSLDIPEIQAILVEEPHREGPYGAKGLGEISLVPVAPAIANAIYDAVGVRIKDLPITPEKVLKGLKVKHD; via the coding sequence GGATACGTCCCTGGCCGAAAAAGTTCCGGAGGTCAGGGCTGTGGTAACCGGCAAAGCGTTTGCCGAACGTTTTTCCAATCCCCTCTGCGGCAACCCCATGAAAGATCAGCCCTTTCTGGCTGTGGACCGCATTCGTTTTGCCGGCGAAGCCATTGCCGGCGTTGTGGCGACCTCTGAGGAAGCGGCGGAAGCGGCCATCGACCTGCTCGTTGTAGAACTCGAAGAACTCCCGCCGGTTTTGTCCCTTGACGATGCGCTCAAGGCCGATGCGCCCGTCATCCATGAAAACCTCATGGACTACAAACGCTCCGCCAATATGAATCCCCTGGCCGGGTCTAATATCTGCGACCGGACGGTTATCGAAGCCGGGGATATTGAAAAGGGTTTTAGGGAAGCCGACCATATTTTTGAAGACACCTTTACGACCCAGATCATCCAGCACACCGCCATGGAGCCGCGTGCCGCCATTTCGCAGTTTCACCATAACGGCGGCGTCACTATCTGGACGTCCGATCAGGCGCCCTACGGCGCCCGCAGCAATGTGGCCGAAGCATTGAATATCCCGCCCAGCAAGGTCCGAATTGTCGTTCCGCCGTATGTGGGCGGCGGGTTCGGCACCAAAATCAGAATGACCGGCCTGATCGCCGGCCTGCCCCTGGCATGGAAGGCCAATTACCGGCCGGTCAAGTTTTTATTGACCCGGCAGGAAGAGTTTACCTCCACCACGACCCGGCATGCCGCCCGGATTACCTTAAAGACCGGTGTGAAAAAGGACGGAACGATAATCGCCCGCCATGCAATTTTAATTTATGAAAACGGCGCCTACTGCGACCGGGGGGCCACGGTTCTGGGAAAAGGCCGCTACGCGGTCATCGGTCCCTACAAAATCCCCCACGTAAAGGTGGAGGGACAGCTCATCTATACCAATAAACCGCCGGGGGGCGCCTTCAGGGGATATGGGATTCCCCAGGTCTGCTGGGCGCATGATTCTCAAATGGACATCATTGCCCGGAAGCTGGGAATGGATCCGGTTGAAATCCGGCTGAAGAACATCGTGGATGAAGGCTATGTGTCCGGAACTGAAAAGACGGCCCACCATGCCGTGGGCCTGGGAGAATGCCTCCATCAGGTACGGACGCATATGAAAAAAAGCAAAACCGAGGCGACGGTTCGTGGAAACCTGAAGACCGGATCCGGCATTGCCTGCGGGTATAAAATTTCACGGACGCCATCAGGTGCGGACGCGTTTGTAAAATTAAGTCCGGACGGCGGCGCCGATATCCTGGTAAGCTCCACTGAAATGGGGCAGGGCATCAACACCGTCCTTTGTCAGATTGTGGCCGAAGAGTTGAGTATCGACATCCGGAACATGCGGGTCATGCCGCCGGACACTTACACCACCCCGATGTTTCCGGCCAGCACTTCCAGCCGGACGACCTTTTTTATGGGTAATGCCGTTAAAGAAGCTGCCCGGGACATCAGAAACCAGCTATTCTCCCTGGCCGAACGTATTTTTAAAACAGACCGCAGCCATCTGATCCTGGAAAACGGCACAATTTCCGACACGACCCATCCCCAAAGCCGGATGTCCTTGAAAGATTTTATCCAGATGACCTATGCCGGCGGCGCCAATATCATGGGGAGAGGGAATTATTGCCATTACTGGCCGGGCAAAGTCCCCGAACATGTTAAACTCGAAGTCGAGCCGTCGCTCTGCTGGCAGTATGCCGCTCACGGGGTTCAGGTTGTCGTTGATACGGATACCGGCAAGGTCAGCGTGAAGAAGGTTTTCGCGGCCCATGATGTCGGCCGGGCGCTCAACCCGTCAAACTGCTTGGGGCAGATCCAGGGTGGTTTTATACAGGCCATGGGGGGCTGTATGATCGAAGAAATGCGCTTTGGCGCAAAGGGTCGACTCCTGAATCCCTCTTTTTCAGACTACAAGATATTGGGAAGTCTGGACATCCCCGAGATCCAGGCCATACTGGTGGAAGAACCCCATCGGGAGGGACCTTACGGGGCCAAGGGCCTTGGCGAAATTTCCCTGGTGCCGGTGGCGCCGGCCATTGCCAACGCCATTTATGATGCCGTCGGGGTTCGCATTAAAGACCTGCCCATCACGCCGGAGAAAGTCCTGAAGGGTCTTAAAGTAAAACATGATTAA